One Sporomusaceae bacterium ACPt DNA window includes the following coding sequences:
- the cutS gene encoding Carbon monoxide dehydrogenase small chain, which produces MGVSKRLITFILNGQKTEIEVEPTLLLVDMLRNRLGLTGTKIGCGEGDCGACTVLLDGKTVNSCLILAVQVAGHEVITVEGLGDYDKLHPLQEAFIAEGAVQCGFCTPGMLLSAKALLDENPQPTRQQIARHISGNLCRCTGYAKIINAIEKVANSQLDRGGE; this is translated from the coding sequence GTGGGTGTGAGTAAACGATTAATAACATTTATTTTAAACGGTCAAAAGACGGAAATTGAAGTGGAACCGACCCTGCTGTTGGTTGATATGCTGCGTAACCGGCTGGGGTTGACAGGTACCAAGATCGGTTGCGGTGAAGGTGATTGCGGCGCCTGCACGGTGCTACTGGACGGCAAAACGGTCAATTCCTGTTTGATACTGGCCGTGCAGGTGGCGGGCCATGAGGTCATTACCGTGGAGGGACTGGGCGACTATGACAAACTGCATCCGTTACAGGAGGCATTTATTGCTGAGGGCGCGGTACAGTGCGGCTTTTGTACGCCGGGCATGCTGCTCAGTGCCAAAGCGTTGTTGGATGAGAATCCGCAGCCAACGCGGCAGCAAATTGCCAGGCATATTTCCGGGAATTTATGCCGCTGCACCGGTTACGCCAAAATAATCAATGCCATTGAAAAGGTAGCAAACAGCCAATTGGACCGCGGGGGTGAGTAA
- the naiP_2 gene encoding Putative niacin/nicotinamide transporter NaiP, which translates to MSTITERLGNLPLGKFHWRLLLIMCLGWAFDAMDTGIVAFVLPKLMAAWKLTSAQVGMIGSVGLVGMAIGAMMGGTIADYVGRKKVFAATLILYSLGTGACGLAWNYEALLFFRFLVGFGLGGQLPVAITLMSEYSPTNYRGRMIVLLESSWAFGWLAASIISYLIIPKYGWEVAFYIGAVPALYVFYLWQMVPESAMYLMKKGRIEEAHALVSKVEQELGVPQGRKPSPAEMETAATAPAFSVFQLFNPTYLKRTACLWILWFCIVFSYYGIFLWLPTLLVKAGHNMVQSFEFVLWMTVAQIPGYFAAAALVDKIGRKATMATFLIGCAFAAYMFGNAASTAQIYLWGCLMSFFNLGAWGILYTYTPELYPTEARSTGVGWAAGFGRIGGIVAPMVVAAMITGPDKIPLVFMMFTAVLVIAALDMIVLGDETKQKALN; encoded by the coding sequence ATGTCGACGATTACTGAACGTTTAGGAAACTTACCCCTTGGGAAGTTCCACTGGCGGTTATTGCTGATTATGTGTTTAGGCTGGGCTTTTGATGCCATGGATACCGGGATTGTCGCCTTTGTTTTACCCAAACTGATGGCCGCATGGAAGTTAACTTCGGCACAGGTTGGTATGATTGGCAGTGTGGGTTTGGTCGGTATGGCCATCGGCGCGATGATGGGCGGCACAATTGCCGACTATGTTGGCCGGAAAAAGGTTTTTGCCGCGACTTTGATTCTTTACAGCCTGGGTACAGGTGCCTGCGGCCTGGCCTGGAATTATGAAGCGCTGCTCTTCTTTCGTTTCTTAGTTGGTTTTGGTTTGGGCGGTCAACTGCCTGTCGCCATTACGTTGATGAGCGAATATTCGCCAACCAATTACCGCGGCCGGATGATTGTCCTGTTGGAAAGTTCCTGGGCCTTCGGCTGGCTGGCGGCATCGATAATTTCCTATTTAATAATTCCTAAGTACGGTTGGGAAGTGGCCTTTTATATTGGCGCCGTTCCGGCTCTGTATGTCTTCTATTTGTGGCAGATGGTGCCGGAGTCGGCTATGTATTTGATGAAAAAAGGCCGGATTGAGGAAGCCCATGCGCTGGTGTCCAAGGTTGAACAAGAGCTTGGTGTGCCGCAAGGCCGGAAACCGTCGCCGGCGGAAATGGAAACAGCGGCAACAGCCCCGGCATTCAGTGTTTTTCAATTGTTTAATCCCACCTATTTAAAGCGGACGGCTTGTTTATGGATTTTGTGGTTTTGCATCGTATTCTCCTATTATGGTATTTTCCTCTGGTTGCCTACCCTGCTGGTGAAAGCCGGTCATAATATGGTCCAGTCCTTTGAGTTTGTGTTATGGATGACGGTGGCGCAAATCCCGGGGTATTTTGCCGCCGCTGCCCTGGTTGATAAGATTGGCCGTAAGGCGACCATGGCAACATTCCTGATAGGCTGTGCTTTTGCTGCCTACATGTTTGGCAATGCGGCTTCAACTGCTCAAATTTATCTGTGGGGCTGCTTAATGTCCTTTTTCAATCTTGGTGCCTGGGGTATTTTATATACTTATACTCCGGAACTGTATCCTACCGAAGCCCGGTCCACCGGCGTGGGTTGGGCAGCCGGTTTTGGCCGGATTGGCGGTATTGTAGCGCCGATGGTTGTTGCAGCAATGATCACCGGTCCTGATAAAATTCCGTTGGTATTTATGATGTTTACCGCAGTTTTAGTTATTGCCGCTTTAGACATGATTGTCTTGGGCGATGAAACCAAGCAGAAAGCCTTGAATTAA
- the norR_7 gene encoding Anaerobic nitric oxide reductase transcription regulator NorR, whose product MADLLECLLQALPPIARITGGYATLTDKEGVRIRTVDSQGQEVQTLKGRIFNLAKEAGHTGSVSVGPSQITEGAEAWCLPLGEYVLAASNFERLKCEQELEESLKQALPFIARVAGGEAVLFNEEGRRVASVGVDGQTNVNFLGKVSVAAQQAIQSQRPVIGESISGIGAVAVRIPITKKFGFGFNNEQGVRRQQKLMEEVKKFQYARYNFTDIIGSSEAIAKIKSRAAFVARGISSIIISGETGTGKELFAQSIHNASERRSNPFIAINCGALPESLIESVFFGYEEGAFTGAKKRGSPGAFEQANSGTIFLDEISEMDFNLQSKLLRVLQEREVTRIGGSKPLRVDVRVIASTNRDLVEMINNGTFRNDLYYRLNVVELKVPPLRERAEDIPALVKVFINEFNNLLGKFVTKISDQAIYQLCRYQWPGNIRELKNCIEYMMNIVSVNESTIGVSHLPQYIQNVMAQGNQQEQPIGTLAEAVAAVERESIIWALKYTDGAKKEAARLLDISTTTLWRKMVELGIETNVSIK is encoded by the coding sequence ATGGCTGATTTACTGGAATGTTTGTTGCAGGCGCTGCCGCCGATAGCGCGTATTACCGGTGGTTATGCCACACTTACCGACAAGGAAGGTGTTCGGATTAGGACTGTGGATTCACAGGGACAGGAAGTGCAAACCTTGAAAGGCCGGATATTCAATTTAGCCAAGGAAGCAGGCCATACCGGCAGTGTTAGTGTAGGGCCTTCGCAAATTACCGAAGGGGCCGAAGCCTGGTGTTTGCCATTGGGAGAATATGTACTGGCTGCCAGCAATTTTGAACGGTTGAAGTGTGAGCAGGAGTTAGAGGAGTCATTGAAACAGGCCTTGCCGTTTATCGCCAGAGTGGCCGGCGGTGAAGCGGTGCTTTTTAATGAAGAGGGCAGAAGAGTAGCCAGTGTGGGAGTTGATGGGCAAACAAATGTCAATTTTCTCGGCAAAGTGAGTGTTGCGGCCCAACAAGCCATTCAGAGCCAGCGGCCGGTGATCGGGGAATCTATTTCCGGTATAGGGGCTGTGGCGGTGCGGATTCCCATTACGAAAAAATTCGGGTTTGGCTTTAATAATGAACAGGGTGTGCGTCGACAGCAAAAATTAATGGAAGAGGTAAAAAAATTCCAATATGCCCGCTATAATTTTACCGATATTATCGGTTCAAGCGAGGCCATTGCCAAAATAAAAAGCCGGGCGGCCTTTGTTGCCAGAGGCATTTCTTCCATCATTATTTCCGGTGAGACCGGCACAGGTAAGGAGTTGTTCGCCCAGTCGATTCATAATGCCAGCGAACGGCGCAGTAATCCCTTTATTGCCATTAATTGCGGCGCACTGCCTGAGTCGTTAATTGAGAGTGTATTTTTCGGTTATGAAGAAGGCGCCTTTACCGGAGCAAAAAAACGCGGCAGTCCGGGAGCTTTTGAGCAGGCTAATAGCGGTACGATATTTCTTGACGAGATAAGTGAAATGGACTTCAATTTGCAGAGCAAGTTGCTGCGTGTTCTTCAGGAACGGGAAGTTACCCGCATCGGCGGCAGCAAGCCTTTGCGTGTTGATGTGAGAGTCATTGCTTCGACCAACCGGGACTTAGTTGAAATGATTAATAACGGCACTTTTAGGAATGATCTGTATTATCGTTTAAATGTGGTTGAACTTAAAGTCCCGCCATTACGGGAAAGAGCGGAGGATATTCCGGCATTAGTAAAGGTATTTATCAATGAATTTAATAACTTGCTGGGGAAATTTGTTACAAAGATTTCGGATCAAGCCATTTACCAACTATGCCGGTATCAGTGGCCGGGAAATATTCGTGAATTGAAAAATTGTATTGAATATATGATGAATATTGTTAGTGTCAACGAAAGTACTATAGGAGTCAGCCATTTGCCCCAGTATATACAAAATGTAATGGCGCAAGGTAACCAGCAAGAACAGCCTATTGGTACTTTGGCTGAAGCGGTTGCTGCGGTAGAAAGAGAATCAATCATATGGGCACTTAAATATACTGACGGTGCCAAAAAGGAAGCCGCCAGACTTCTGGATATCAGCACAACAACATTATGGCGCAAAATGGTCGAACTGGGAATCGAAACAAATGTGAGTATAAAGTAA
- the ena gene encoding Enamidase, with the protein MAYTAITNIGTLVSGNIDEPMLMADTIIIHDGKIEAVGDKNLLNALRVHSDAYKLIDAGGMTVIPGLIDSHVHPVIGDYTPRQKMADFIDSSLHGGVTTMISAGECHTPGRPTDPAGVKAHAVLAQRSFQKQRPSGVKVHGGAVILEKGLTEGDFAELAANGVWLVGEVGLGSIKEPADAAPMVQWAKAHGMKVMMHTGGTSIPGSSTVTAADVLAVKPDVVSHINGGPTAISPAEVDKLIFDSDLTLEIVQCGNPRIADQVVRKLAGLGKLGRIILGNDAPSGTGVIPLGILRTIVQIASMSDIPAAAAIAMASGNTAQVYGLNTGSIAAGKEADLVIIDRPMGSVGKNALEAIQAGDLPGVAMVLIDGEIKVNKSRNTPPAAGKVTVGQV; encoded by the coding sequence ATGGCGTATACAGCAATAACCAATATTGGAACTCTAGTCTCCGGAAATATTGATGAGCCTATGTTAATGGCTGATACGATTATTATTCATGATGGAAAAATTGAAGCTGTGGGTGATAAGAACCTTCTTAACGCCTTGAGAGTACATTCCGATGCATACAAACTCATTGACGCCGGTGGTATGACGGTAATTCCCGGACTCATTGATTCCCATGTTCACCCGGTTATCGGCGATTATACTCCCCGGCAGAAAATGGCTGATTTTATAGATAGTTCTTTACATGGCGGTGTGACCACGATGATTTCGGCCGGTGAGTGTCATACACCCGGCCGTCCGACTGATCCGGCAGGTGTCAAGGCCCACGCGGTGCTGGCGCAACGCTCTTTTCAGAAGCAGCGTCCCAGTGGCGTAAAGGTCCATGGGGGGGCGGTGATTTTGGAGAAAGGGTTGACTGAGGGTGATTTTGCCGAATTAGCTGCCAATGGCGTATGGCTGGTTGGCGAGGTCGGGCTGGGTTCGATCAAAGAGCCGGCAGATGCTGCGCCCATGGTACAGTGGGCCAAAGCCCACGGGATGAAAGTCATGATGCATACCGGCGGTACATCCATTCCCGGCAGTTCCACGGTTACGGCCGCTGATGTGCTTGCGGTCAAACCTGATGTGGTGTCCCATATTAACGGCGGACCGACCGCCATTTCGCCGGCGGAAGTGGACAAATTGATCTTTGACAGTGATCTGACACTGGAAATTGTCCAATGCGGCAATCCCAGAATAGCCGATCAGGTTGTGCGCAAGCTGGCCGGGCTGGGTAAACTGGGCCGGATCATTCTGGGAAATGATGCGCCCTCCGGCACCGGCGTTATCCCGCTCGGCATATTGCGAACCATTGTCCAGATTGCCAGTATGTCGGATATCCCAGCCGCAGCGGCTATTGCCATGGCCAGCGGCAATACGGCCCAGGTGTACGGGCTTAATACCGGTAGCATTGCTGCCGGTAAGGAAGCTGATCTGGTCATTATCGACAGACCGATGGGCTCGGTTGGCAAAAATGCTCTGGAAGCCATTCAGGCCGGGGACTTGCCTGGGGTAGCAATGGTTTTGATTGACGGGGAAATCAAAGTAAATAAGAGCCGCAATACGCCGCCGGCGGCCGGCAAGGTAACGGTGGGTCAGGTTTAA
- the ndhF_1 gene encoding Nicotinate dehydrogenase FAD-subunit: MEFTYYNPKSIQALVDTLSGLPNYALLAGGTDLIVKMKEKLLRPMPQAVVDIKGIDGLQEISDKDGYLWIGPLVSHTTLTKSALINEKAVILAEAAGQVGSPQIRNMGTVGGNICNASPAADTVPALLALDARVEIQGPDGLREMPLADVFTGPGRTCLLPGQFISRIKVRQIQPDEGTAFLKFGKRKALAIALINGAVWLKIADGIISGARIAVGSVAPTAIRLYQLEQWLIGKPAHAEVFAEAGVMAAQMVKPIDDVRCTASYRTCLARVIVYRGLVAALERVQVGCGCE; the protein is encoded by the coding sequence ATGGAATTTACCTACTACAATCCGAAAAGCATTCAAGCCCTGGTAGACACTCTAAGCGGGTTACCTAACTATGCGTTACTTGCCGGTGGTACTGATTTAATAGTGAAAATGAAGGAAAAACTGCTGCGGCCAATGCCGCAAGCAGTGGTTGATATAAAAGGCATTGACGGGTTGCAAGAAATTAGTGACAAGGACGGCTATCTGTGGATTGGTCCGCTGGTCAGTCATACCACCTTAACAAAATCAGCATTGATTAATGAAAAAGCGGTAATTTTGGCAGAAGCGGCCGGGCAGGTCGGTTCACCGCAAATTCGCAATATGGGGACGGTGGGGGGCAATATTTGTAATGCGTCGCCGGCGGCCGACACCGTGCCTGCTTTGTTGGCGCTTGATGCCCGGGTAGAAATTCAGGGGCCGGACGGGCTGCGGGAAATGCCGCTGGCCGATGTGTTTACAGGGCCCGGGCGCACCTGTTTGTTGCCGGGACAATTTATTTCCCGGATCAAAGTTCGGCAAATTCAGCCTGATGAAGGGACGGCTTTTTTAAAGTTCGGTAAACGCAAAGCCCTGGCGATTGCGCTTATTAATGGTGCTGTCTGGCTGAAAATAGCTGATGGCATAATTAGCGGTGCAAGAATTGCTGTTGGTTCGGTAGCACCTACCGCTATCCGGTTATACCAGTTGGAACAGTGGCTGATTGGCAAACCGGCACATGCCGAAGTATTTGCTGAGGCCGGTGTTATGGCTGCTCAGATGGTCAAACCGATTGACGATGTCCGTTGTACAGCGAGTTATCGCACCTGCTTGGCGCGGGTTATTGTCTACAGGGGGTTAGTGGCAGCGTTGGAGCGAGTTCAAGTGGGGTGTGGGTGTGAGTAA
- the macB_2 gene encoding Macrolide export ATP-binding/permease protein MacB, producing MFWESVLIAFEGLRANKLRSLLTMLGIIIGVGAVIAMVSIGLGVQQKVQNSIASLGSNLLIVMPGANSPAGGVRLAAGSNITLTNQDAKAIAREISGVNYVAPSVSQQYQIIYGNQNWKTNVQGTTPEFLAVRNFKVAAGRFFSNSDGDTRSRVAVLGQTVANNLFGDISPVGQTIRIGQAPFRVIGVLESKGQSAMGQDQDDLVIVPLATAQERLMGITYLNSISIQVESDEVIDRVQDEVTALLRTRHRLAENVSDDFTVRNLTALMATMKENTGTITLLLGNIAAISLVVGGIGIMNIMLVSVTERTREIGIRKALGATFNNILLQFLIEAIFISVTGGLIGILLGVAGAYVISAVAGWNTVVSPVAIVAAFGVSVIIGLFFGIYPARKAALLDPIDALRYE from the coding sequence ATGTTCTGGGAAAGTGTCCTGATTGCTTTTGAAGGGTTGCGGGCAAATAAGCTTCGCTCCCTCCTGACCATGCTGGGGATCATCATTGGTGTCGGAGCTGTTATTGCCATGGTATCCATTGGCTTAGGCGTGCAGCAAAAAGTGCAAAACTCCATTGCCAGTTTAGGCAGCAACCTGCTTATTGTCATGCCGGGGGCCAACTCGCCGGCCGGCGGTGTACGGCTGGCGGCAGGGTCCAATATCACACTGACAAACCAGGATGCTAAAGCCATTGCCCGGGAAATTTCCGGTGTCAACTATGTGGCGCCGTCTGTCAGTCAACAGTACCAAATTATTTATGGCAACCAGAACTGGAAAACCAATGTTCAGGGAACTACGCCTGAATTTTTGGCTGTCCGCAATTTCAAGGTCGCTGCCGGCAGGTTTTTCAGTAATAGTGATGGAGATACGCGTTCCCGGGTGGCGGTACTCGGTCAGACTGTTGCCAATAATTTATTTGGCGATATTAGTCCGGTAGGACAGACTATCCGTATTGGTCAAGCACCGTTCCGGGTCATCGGGGTACTGGAAAGCAAAGGACAATCGGCTATGGGGCAGGATCAGGACGATCTGGTGATCGTGCCTTTAGCCACCGCCCAAGAGCGGCTTATGGGTATAACTTATCTTAATAGTATCAGTATCCAGGTGGAGAGCGACGAAGTAATCGACAGGGTTCAGGACGAGGTCACAGCATTATTAAGGACGCGTCACCGCCTGGCGGAAAACGTTTCCGATGATTTCACGGTACGCAATCTAACAGCGCTTATGGCTACGATGAAGGAAAACACCGGCACCATTACACTGCTCTTGGGCAACATTGCCGCCATATCACTGGTGGTCGGCGGCATCGGGATCATGAATATCATGCTGGTGTCGGTTACCGAACGGACAAGAGAAATAGGCATCAGAAAAGCGCTGGGGGCAACTTTTAATAATATCCTTTTGCAATTTCTTATAGAGGCAATATTCATCAGTGTCACCGGCGGGTTGATCGGTATTTTACTGGGAGTAGCCGGAGCGTACGTCATCTCGGCTGTGGCCGGCTGGAACACGGTTGTTTCCCCGGTCGCTATTGTGGCCGCATTTGGGGTTTCAGTAATAATCGGCCTGTTCTTCGGGATCTATCCTGCCCGCAAGGCTGCCCTGCTTGATCCGATTGACGCTTTACGGTATGAGTAA
- the aroK_2 gene encoding Shikimate kinase: MLDKLRLEIDSFDAVLTETLYRRFAAAARVAAYKKERGLAVYQPEREAAVLNKIAGIMKNKSFGVEIQELYRHIFQLSRRVQIHQVFPYNMVFIGFMGSGKSTIGRYLAEISGYNYYDVDTMIEQQAGQSVQEIFSIHGEKHFRSLEREVVERLRTVDHAVIACGGGVVLDAANVSHLKEKGKFIWLKAAPETVYERLKHQNNRPLIKDKNFDDIKNLLKSREGLYGAVADYEVATDGKLISDIGHDIMNMITNTAK; the protein is encoded by the coding sequence ATGTTGGATAAACTGCGATTGGAGATTGACAGTTTTGATGCTGTTTTAACCGAAACTTTGTACCGGCGTTTTGCAGCTGCCGCCCGCGTTGCGGCATATAAGAAAGAACGCGGCCTGGCTGTGTATCAACCGGAGCGGGAAGCAGCCGTTTTAAACAAAATTGCCGGTATTATGAAAAACAAATCGTTCGGAGTTGAAATACAGGAACTATACCGGCATATCTTTCAACTAAGCCGCCGCGTTCAGATCCATCAAGTATTTCCTTACAACATGGTTTTCATTGGTTTTATGGGCAGCGGAAAATCGACCATAGGCCGCTACCTGGCGGAGATTAGTGGTTACAACTATTACGATGTGGACACGATGATTGAGCAGCAAGCCGGTCAATCGGTACAGGAGATTTTCAGCATTCATGGTGAAAAACATTTTCGCTCACTTGAACGTGAAGTTGTTGAACGTCTTCGTACCGTTGACCACGCTGTTATTGCTTGTGGCGGCGGCGTTGTCTTGGATGCGGCCAATGTGTCCCACCTTAAAGAAAAGGGGAAGTTTATCTGGCTGAAAGCGGCACCGGAAACTGTTTATGAGCGCCTTAAGCATCAGAATAACCGGCCGCTCATTAAGGACAAAAATTTTGACGACATTAAAAATTTGCTTAAAAGCCGTGAAGGTTTGTACGGCGCAGTTGCCGACTATGAAGTCGCGACCGACGGCAAACTTATTTCCGATATTGGCCATGATATTATGAACATGATTACAAATACCGCTAAATAA
- the hnr gene encoding 6-hydroxynicotinate reductase — MIVIEESLCKGCGLCIKNCPTGAVTLHDRVARLSTHCTGCGICMRVCPCGAIRRDDVIPAGAAVCRSCPVQCAVQPGFEGACRRYTNVNGTLVRNRALVPASYRAGRLYPEIPDRPLITAVGAGTEYPCCRPAPHIVADIVRDIEVITVVTEAPLSYSGIKVKIDTNVHIGAEGARVFRDGAVVGMVDTEEYGAKMLSIGGANILSGKHGFTAARTIVGLANGERMVLQVEKGSTLDIAVGQPPVIDGVMQKKMRVGCGSATIGMFAAQLSKVVDEAIVLDHHVIGLLSEHRAGEEVGMTYSGVIPNGRKSTRGRYFGDQGHGWGGTDIVGPLQAVKKVDMSMARPGLRILVTETTGQQAGLLEVQPDGTVMEIPMTATIQAVVDLIAANCEEARVSAVYVGGTGGSARAGVTTYPLKLSQAVHEGEVKLTIGGAPTYILPGGGINFMVDVEKVVPGAFTWVATPATVAPVEYTMTRATFEKIGGHTNAIKPVATVKKEG, encoded by the coding sequence GTGATTGTAATAGAGGAAAGTCTGTGCAAAGGCTGTGGGCTGTGTATAAAAAATTGCCCCACCGGCGCTGTGACTTTACATGATCGAGTAGCGCGGTTGAGCACCCACTGTACCGGCTGCGGCATCTGTATGCGCGTCTGCCCCTGCGGGGCAATTCGCCGGGATGATGTTATACCGGCCGGTGCCGCTGTCTGCCGGTCTTGTCCGGTACAGTGCGCCGTCCAGCCCGGGTTTGAAGGGGCTTGCCGCCGGTATACCAATGTAAATGGCACGCTGGTACGCAATCGTGCGTTAGTGCCGGCCAGTTACCGCGCCGGCAGGTTGTATCCGGAAATACCCGACCGCCCGTTGATTACGGCTGTAGGTGCCGGGACTGAATATCCTTGCTGTAGGCCGGCGCCGCATATTGTCGCCGATATTGTCCGGGATATTGAGGTCATCACCGTGGTTACCGAGGCCCCGCTTAGCTATAGCGGCATTAAAGTTAAGATTGACACCAATGTGCATATCGGGGCCGAGGGGGCGCGGGTGTTCAGGGACGGCGCCGTGGTCGGCATGGTGGATACCGAGGAATACGGTGCCAAGATGCTGTCAATTGGCGGCGCGAATATCTTGAGCGGGAAACACGGCTTCACGGCTGCCCGGACTATTGTCGGCTTAGCGAACGGTGAGCGGATGGTGTTACAGGTGGAGAAAGGCAGTACGCTGGACATTGCCGTCGGCCAGCCGCCGGTAATTGACGGTGTTATGCAAAAGAAAATGCGGGTTGGCTGCGGCAGTGCGACAATCGGTATGTTTGCCGCCCAGTTAAGTAAAGTGGTGGACGAGGCTATTGTTCTGGATCACCATGTGATTGGTTTACTGTCTGAACACCGGGCCGGGGAAGAAGTCGGGATGACTTACAGCGGCGTCATTCCCAACGGACGTAAAAGTACGCGCGGACGTTATTTTGGCGATCAGGGCCATGGCTGGGGCGGCACCGACATCGTCGGGCCGTTGCAAGCCGTTAAAAAAGTGGATATGAGCATGGCCCGTCCGGGATTGCGGATACTGGTTACCGAAACGACCGGACAACAAGCAGGATTGTTAGAAGTACAGCCTGACGGCACAGTGATGGAAATCCCTATGACCGCAACGATTCAGGCCGTAGTTGACCTTATTGCCGCCAACTGCGAAGAAGCCCGCGTTTCGGCGGTGTATGTAGGGGGGACGGGCGGCAGTGCCCGGGCCGGGGTGACTACGTACCCGCTTAAGCTCTCGCAGGCTGTGCATGAAGGAGAAGTCAAACTGACCATTGGCGGGGCTCCGACCTATATTTTGCCTGGCGGCGGTATTAATTTTATGGTGGATGTGGAAAAAGTGGTGCCCGGGGCTTTTACCTGGGTGGCTACGCCAGCCACGGTTGCTCCTGTTGAATATACCATGACGAGGGCGACGTTTGAAAAAATCGGCGGCCATACAAACGCGATTAAACCGGTTGCCACAGTAAAAAAGGAAGGGTAA
- the yknY_2 gene encoding putative ABC transporter ATP-binding protein YknY translates to MAIALTNVTKVYHMGDTSVHALAGVTLSIEDGEFAAIIGPSGSGKSTLMNILGCLDRPTGGTYHLGEQEVAALSDDQLAAVRNKKIGFVFQNFNLLPRMSAWQNVALPLVYAGVPKHERWERAAQTLAIVGLAERKDHRPNELSGGQRQRVAIARALINDPAIIIADEPTGNLDTKSSNEIMDIFCRLNRQGRTVIMVTHEPDIAAYAHRVIQVRDGAIINDEVKQGVGGCSGKVS, encoded by the coding sequence ATGGCAATTGCTCTAACAAATGTGACGAAAGTATATCATATGGGTGATACCTCAGTGCATGCACTGGCAGGGGTGACACTATCCATTGAAGATGGTGAATTTGCCGCCATCATTGGTCCCTCAGGGTCGGGCAAATCGACGCTCATGAACATTCTTGGCTGCCTCGACCGGCCGACTGGCGGTACGTACCATTTGGGGGAGCAGGAGGTGGCGGCTTTAAGTGATGATCAACTGGCCGCGGTCCGTAATAAAAAAATCGGTTTTGTTTTCCAGAACTTTAATCTGCTGCCGCGGATGTCCGCTTGGCAGAATGTCGCTTTACCGCTAGTATATGCCGGGGTTCCCAAACACGAACGATGGGAAAGGGCCGCACAAACTCTGGCGATAGTAGGTCTTGCGGAACGGAAAGATCATCGTCCTAACGAACTTTCAGGCGGCCAGCGGCAACGGGTGGCTATCGCCCGGGCGCTCATTAACGACCCGGCCATTATTATCGCTGATGAACCGACGGGAAATCTTGATACAAAATCAAGTAACGAGATTATGGATATTTTTTGCAGGCTCAACCGGCAGGGCCGAACGGTGATTATGGTGACCCATGAACCCGATATTGCCGCCTATGCTCACCGGGTTATTCAGGTTCGGGACGGGGCAATTATCAACGATGAGGTCAAACAGGGGGTGGGGGGATGTTCTGGGAAAGTGTCCTGA
- the hgd_3 gene encoding 2-(hydroxymethyl)glutarate dehydrogenase, with translation MNVGFIGIGAMGKPMAQNLLKSAKVQLYVYDINAAAVAELAAQGATPCRSPRELAAVSAVIIMMLPNAAIVESTMTGEQGLLAGGKAGQTIIDMSSVAATSTQKMAALAQAKGIDYIDAPVSGGVAGATAGTLTIMVGGEAAAVEAVQPVLQMLGKKIYHVGGSGTGDSLKVVNNLLLGINMAAVAEALVLGVKSGLDPQVMLEIIKESSGRSYALEAKTANFILKNSFGGGFAIDLEYKDLELAMETAKSLDVPLPVGATAQQVFAMAKAKGLGREDISAVIKVWEELTRVQVRK, from the coding sequence ATGAACGTTGGTTTTATTGGCATCGGGGCCATGGGTAAGCCGATGGCGCAAAATTTATTAAAGTCGGCTAAAGTTCAACTATACGTGTATGATATCAACGCGGCGGCGGTGGCCGAGCTGGCGGCGCAAGGCGCCACCCCGTGCCGGTCACCCAGGGAGTTGGCCGCAGTGTCGGCTGTGATCATCATGATGCTGCCCAATGCGGCGATTGTGGAAAGCACTATGACCGGTGAGCAGGGACTGCTTGCCGGCGGTAAGGCGGGACAGACCATCATTGACATGAGCAGTGTAGCCGCTACCAGTACCCAAAAGATGGCGGCTCTGGCGCAGGCCAAAGGGATAGACTATATTGATGCGCCGGTAAGCGGCGGGGTGGCCGGTGCTACGGCCGGGACGCTGACCATTATGGTGGGCGGTGAAGCGGCGGCGGTAGAAGCCGTGCAGCCGGTTTTGCAAATGCTGGGTAAAAAAATTTACCATGTCGGCGGCAGCGGCACCGGCGATTCGCTGAAAGTGGTAAACAATCTTTTACTCGGCATCAATATGGCGGCCGTGGCCGAAGCATTGGTGTTGGGGGTAAAATCAGGTCTTGATCCCCAGGTCATGCTGGAAATTATTAAAGAAAGTTCGGGACGCAGCTATGCACTAGAGGCCAAAACCGCAAATTTTATTCTGAAAAACAGCTTTGGTGGCGGGTTTGCGATTGATTTGGAATATAAGGATTTGGAACTGGCCATGGAAACGGCCAAAAGCCTGGATGTGCCGCTGCCTGTTGGCGCCACGGCGCAACAAGTATTTGCGATGGCCAAAGCCAAAGGTTTGGGCCGGGAAGATATTTCGGCTGTCATTAAGGTGTGGGAAGAATTGACGCGCGTTCAAGTAAGGAAATAG